One genomic window of Nakamurella panacisegetis includes the following:
- a CDS encoding HAMP domain-containing sensor histidine kinase: MADVPAAGSAMMPGGARVAGSNGRTDAFPPPRRTSLAFRTTALVVSVAVAVAIIAGVVGAAMIRNTAVDVTRTYLVNQAEVIAQQLAGESPGYRIGLAKLAQVFAQQGISLVTENRGGRLEGTDQQAVRQATVAGALALADGASMSKTLSVAGKTELLEARAVNGRSFALVASADIGAGTQRSLQRRVLLALAIGLAAAVIGGLVVARLVTRPLRRTAETARAMRAGSRQTRAPVAGPSEVADVAEAVNELADALQHSESRQRDFLTSVSHELRTPLAAIGGQADALSDGIVAADEVPQVGRTIRAESARLERLVSDLLDLARLGADSFRLDPAPCDLVALVREMTGVWQVRCEQRGVPLVVSVPPAPVVVVTDARRLRQVLDGLAENALRLLSPGQPLVFSLAVSDAVVLQIRDGGPGLDAGDYAVAFEQGVLHERYRGRRPGGAGLGLALAHSLVTRLGGSISAGPAPEGGACFSVVLPFSGQWTGK, from the coding sequence GTGGCTGACGTCCCCGCCGCCGGGTCGGCGATGATGCCGGGTGGGGCGCGGGTCGCGGGGTCGAACGGTCGGACGGATGCGTTCCCTCCGCCCCGGCGGACGTCGCTGGCCTTCCGGACCACCGCCCTGGTGGTGTCGGTGGCCGTCGCGGTGGCGATCATCGCCGGTGTCGTCGGCGCAGCGATGATCCGCAACACCGCCGTCGACGTGACCCGGACCTACCTGGTCAACCAGGCCGAGGTGATCGCACAGCAACTGGCCGGGGAGAGCCCCGGGTACCGGATCGGACTGGCGAAGTTGGCCCAGGTGTTCGCGCAGCAGGGCATCTCGCTGGTCACCGAGAACCGCGGCGGCCGGCTCGAGGGCACCGACCAGCAGGCGGTCCGGCAGGCGACCGTGGCCGGGGCGCTGGCCCTGGCCGACGGTGCGTCGATGTCGAAGACGCTGAGCGTCGCCGGCAAGACGGAGTTGCTGGAGGCCCGAGCCGTCAACGGCCGATCGTTCGCGCTGGTCGCGTCGGCCGACATCGGTGCCGGAACGCAGAGATCGTTGCAGCGCAGGGTGTTGCTCGCCCTGGCTATCGGGTTGGCGGCGGCGGTGATCGGGGGTCTGGTCGTCGCGCGGCTGGTGACCCGGCCGTTGCGCCGGACGGCGGAGACGGCCAGGGCCATGCGGGCCGGATCCCGGCAGACCCGGGCTCCGGTGGCCGGCCCGTCGGAGGTCGCGGACGTCGCCGAAGCGGTCAACGAGTTGGCTGATGCATTGCAGCACAGCGAGTCCCGGCAGCGAGACTTCCTGACGTCGGTGTCGCACGAGTTGCGGACGCCGCTCGCGGCGATCGGCGGGCAGGCCGACGCATTGAGTGACGGCATCGTGGCGGCAGACGAAGTGCCCCAGGTCGGGCGGACCATCCGGGCCGAGTCGGCGCGGCTCGAACGACTCGTCTCCGACCTTCTGGACCTGGCCCGGCTCGGCGCCGACTCGTTCCGGCTGGACCCGGCCCCCTGCGATCTGGTGGCCTTGGTGCGGGAGATGACCGGGGTCTGGCAGGTCCGGTGCGAACAGCGCGGGGTGCCCTTGGTGGTGTCGGTTCCGCCGGCCCCGGTGGTGGTGGTGACCGATGCCCGGCGTCTCCGGCAGGTGTTGGACGGCCTGGCCGAGAACGCGCTGCGACTGCTCTCACCCGGGCAACCGCTGGTGTTCTCGCTGGCCGTGTCCGACGCGGTAGTACTGCAGATCCGTGACGGTGGGCCCGGTCTCGATGCCGGGGACTACGCAGTGGCCTTTGAGCAGGGCGTGCTGCACGAGCGCTACCGCGGTCGCCGTCCCGGTGGGGCCGGGCTCGGATTGGCGTTGGCGCACAGCCTGGTCACCCGGCTCGGCGGGTCGATCTCGGCCGGCCCGGCCCCCGAGGGTGGAGCCTGCTTCTCGGTGGTGCTGCCATTCTCGGGACAGTGGACCGGGAAATGA
- a CDS encoding response regulator transcription factor: MEHTTTAGPARGLVLVVEDESTIADVIRRYLVAAGFTVQTTGSGRSAQAIIRRDRPVAVVMDIGLPDLDGLSVCQQLRAAGDWTPVIFVTARDEDVDRILGLELGGDDYLVKPFNPRELVARVRTVLRRSGAAVGASPVLVAGRLRADTAQRRVWADSGEIALTATEFDLLVYLMRHPERVFDRQSLLSSVWGYAAASGLRTVDVHIAALRAKLGDASPIRTVRGVGYAVEGG; the protein is encoded by the coding sequence ATGGAGCACACCACGACGGCCGGGCCGGCGCGGGGCCTCGTCCTGGTGGTGGAGGACGAGAGCACCATCGCCGACGTGATCCGGCGGTACCTGGTGGCTGCGGGTTTCACCGTGCAGACCACCGGGTCGGGACGGAGCGCACAGGCGATCATCCGCCGTGACCGTCCGGTGGCCGTCGTCATGGACATCGGGCTGCCCGATCTGGACGGGCTGTCGGTCTGCCAGCAGTTGCGGGCGGCCGGTGACTGGACTCCGGTGATCTTCGTGACGGCGAGGGACGAGGACGTCGACCGCATCCTCGGGCTGGAGCTCGGTGGCGACGACTATCTGGTGAAACCGTTCAACCCAAGGGAGTTGGTGGCCCGGGTGCGCACGGTGCTGCGCCGATCGGGTGCGGCGGTGGGCGCGTCGCCGGTGTTGGTCGCGGGGCGGCTGCGGGCCGACACCGCGCAGCGCCGGGTGTGGGCGGACTCCGGCGAGATAGCTTTGACAGCAACCGAGTTCGATCTCCTGGTGTACCTGATGCGACATCCGGAGCGGGTGTTCGACCGGCAGAGTCTGCTCAGCTCGGTCTGGGGCTACGCGGCGGCGTCCGGTCTGCGAACGGTGGACGTGCATATCGCGGCGCTTCGGGCCAAACTCGGTGACGCCAGTCCGATCCGAACGGTGCGGGGGGTCGGCTATGCGGTGGAAGGTGGCTGA
- the menE gene encoding o-succinylbenzoate--CoA ligase, whose translation MRPRTVELLEVPTGGDLQRLLPRLRAALEGQGPALAPVAAGDHSQIELLTSAFGIGTQLAPAEDDEHDPTAVVIATSGSTGTPKGSLLPRSALLASAQATQDRLGPPGSWLLTLPAQHIAGLQVLLRSIASGTTPHLMDTGRTFTPERFVEATNALPEGPRYVSLVPTQLHRILTDHTATAALATYTAVLVGGSATASDLLRRAGEAGATVRTTYGMSETCGGCVYDGIPLDGVTATTDEDGRISLHGPVVGRGYRNRPGHPAFARPGTYRTDDHGTWTDGRLRIVGRIDDVIITGGLKIAPAPVEDAIAELPSVAQVLLVGVPDAEWGQRLVAVVVPADPSRPPTLQDVQVAAGTARPTAMMLVTNLPTRGPGKPDRRAAADLAARRLA comes from the coding sequence ATGCGCCCCCGCACCGTCGAACTGCTCGAGGTCCCGACCGGCGGGGACCTACAGCGACTTCTACCGCGACTGAGGGCGGCCCTCGAGGGGCAGGGTCCGGCGCTGGCCCCGGTCGCGGCCGGCGACCACAGCCAGATCGAGCTGCTCACCTCGGCGTTCGGGATCGGGACCCAGCTCGCTCCGGCCGAGGACGACGAACACGACCCGACAGCCGTCGTCATCGCCACCTCCGGCTCGACCGGCACCCCGAAGGGCAGCCTCCTCCCCCGGTCGGCGCTACTGGCCTCGGCGCAGGCCACCCAGGATCGGCTCGGACCGCCGGGTAGTTGGTTACTCACCCTCCCGGCGCAGCACATCGCCGGGCTCCAGGTGCTCCTGCGGTCCATCGCCTCCGGCACCACTCCCCACCTCATGGACACCGGCCGGACGTTCACCCCGGAACGGTTCGTCGAAGCCACGAACGCCCTCCCGGAGGGCCCGCGCTACGTCTCGCTCGTCCCGACGCAGCTGCACCGGATTCTCACCGACCACACGGCGACCGCCGCGCTCGCGACCTACACCGCTGTCCTGGTCGGCGGTTCGGCCACCGCCTCCGACCTGCTGCGTCGGGCCGGGGAGGCCGGGGCCACCGTCCGTACCACCTACGGCATGAGTGAGACCTGCGGTGGCTGCGTGTACGACGGGATCCCGCTGGACGGTGTCACCGCCACCACGGACGAGGACGGACGGATCAGCCTGCACGGCCCGGTCGTGGGGCGGGGCTATCGCAACCGGCCCGGTCATCCCGCGTTCGCCCGGCCCGGCACCTACCGCACCGACGACCATGGCACCTGGACGGACGGCCGCCTCCGCATCGTCGGCCGGATCGACGACGTCATCATCACCGGCGGCCTCAAGATCGCCCCGGCGCCGGTCGAGGACGCGATCGCCGAGTTGCCGAGCGTGGCGCAGGTGCTCCTGGTCGGAGTGCCCGACGCCGAGTGGGGGCAGCGACTGGTGGCGGTGGTCGTCCCGGCCGACCCGAGCCGGCCGCCGACCCTCCAGGACGTCCAGGTGGCGGCCGGGACGGCCCGGCCGACGGCAATGATGCTCGTCACCAATCTGCCCACCCGGGGCCCGGGTAAGCCCGACCGGAGGGCCGCGGCCGACCTGGCCGCCCGGCGACTGGCCTGA